One Aphidius gifuensis isolate YNYX2018 linkage group LG5, ASM1490517v1, whole genome shotgun sequence genomic region harbors:
- the LOC122856342 gene encoding uncharacterized protein LOC122856342, whose amino-acid sequence MAQPNSDSQAELLKKLHRQRGGIKKMITELMKKIKIIQENLTTSDVDELQVTLEIVTARYSLFGDIQDQLEELDEEKEAPEREPIETNYSTVVAQTRKIIRKLQGNMNNASDTNSESGSYRANNNFYPTNIPIPSIQIPKFDGTPEKWAAFFSVFKNTIDVNQSLPKALKLYHLTSVLTDKAWSLIGHLEINDANYDHALSILVDKYEHTRRLARRHCSILKDYPHLKKDTPAAIGELVDTFRQHLGALKNLKFMIHAWDLPLTDLILSKLNNNTICHWEMTIK is encoded by the coding sequence ATGGCACAGCCTAACTCTGATTCTCAAGCAGAATTACTCAAAAAGCTTCACCGACAAAGAGGTGgaataaaaaagatgattaCTGAGCTtatgaaaaagataaagattATACAAGAAAATTTAACTACAAGTGATGTAGATGAACTACAAGTAACACTTGAAATCGTCACAGCACGCTATAGTTTATTTGGAGATATACAAGATCAACTAGAAGAACTTGATGAAGAGAAAGAAGCCCCCGAAAGGGAGCCAATCGAGACAAATTATTCTACTGTTGTTGCTCAAACACGGAAAATAATCCGCAAACTTCAAGGCAATATGAATAATGCAAGTGATACAAATAGTGAAAGTGGTAGTTATcgtgcaaataataatttttatccgACAAATATACCAATACCGTCAATACAAATACCAAAATTTGATGGTACACCAGAGAAATGGGCAGCATTTTttagtgtttttaaaaatacaattgacgTCAATCAATCTCTGCCAAAGGCACTCAAACTTTATCATTTAACAAGTGTCCTTACTGACAAGGCTTGGTCACTTATTGGTCATCTAGAAATAAATGATGCCAATTATGACCATGCATTATCTATTTTAGTAGATAAATACGAGCATACTCGTCGATTGGCTCGCCGAcattgttcaatattaaaagattatCCTCATCTTAAAAAGGATACTCCAGCAGCAATCGGTGAGTTAGTTGACACTTTTAGACAACACTTAGGAGCTCTAAAAAATCTAAAGTTTATGATTCATGCTTGGGATCTTCCTTTGACAGATCTCATTCTgtctaaattaaataataatacaatttgtcATTGGGAAATGACTATAAAATAG